A portion of the Rhodococcus pseudokoreensis genome contains these proteins:
- the ychF gene encoding redox-regulated ATPase YchF produces MSLTLGIVGLPNVGKSTLFNALTNNDVLAANYPFATIEPNVGLVELPDPRLSELARIFGSERILPATVSFVDIAGIVKGASEGAGLGNKFLANIREADAICQVVRVFHDDDVVHVDGRVDPASDIEVIETELVIADMQTLEKALPRLEKEAKKNKELKPLHEEALKAQEVLDSGKTLFSAKDKLDFALLRELSLLTTKPFLYVFNADEAVLTDEAKVAELRASVAPADAVFLDAKVEQELLELDEEDRQEMLDSIGQSEPGLHALARTGFHTLGLQTYLTAGPKESRAWTIHKGDTAPQAAGVIHTDFERGFIKAEIVSFDDLVAAGSMAAAKAAGKVRMEGKDYTMADGDVVEFRFNV; encoded by the coding sequence GTGAGCCTTACCCTCGGAATCGTCGGACTGCCCAACGTCGGCAAGTCCACCTTGTTCAACGCGCTGACCAACAACGACGTGCTGGCCGCGAACTACCCGTTCGCGACCATCGAACCCAACGTCGGCCTGGTCGAACTGCCCGACCCGCGGCTGTCCGAGCTCGCCCGGATCTTCGGTTCCGAGCGCATCCTGCCCGCCACGGTGTCGTTCGTCGACATCGCCGGCATCGTCAAGGGCGCCTCCGAGGGCGCCGGCCTCGGCAACAAGTTCCTCGCCAACATCCGCGAGGCCGACGCCATCTGCCAGGTCGTTCGCGTGTTCCACGACGACGACGTCGTGCACGTCGACGGCCGCGTCGACCCGGCGTCCGACATCGAGGTGATCGAGACCGAGCTCGTCATCGCCGACATGCAGACGCTGGAGAAGGCCCTGCCGCGGCTGGAGAAGGAAGCGAAGAAGAACAAGGAGCTCAAGCCCCTCCACGAGGAGGCGCTGAAGGCGCAGGAAGTCCTCGACTCGGGCAAGACCCTGTTCAGCGCGAAGGACAAGCTGGACTTCGCGCTGCTGCGCGAACTGAGCCTGCTCACCACCAAGCCGTTCCTGTACGTGTTCAACGCCGACGAGGCAGTGCTCACCGACGAAGCGAAGGTCGCCGAACTGCGCGCCTCCGTCGCCCCCGCCGACGCCGTGTTCCTCGACGCCAAGGTTGAGCAGGAACTCCTCGAGCTGGACGAAGAGGACCGGCAGGAGATGCTCGACTCCATCGGCCAGTCCGAACCCGGCCTGCACGCCCTCGCCCGCACCGGCTTCCACACCCTCGGCCTGCAGACCTACCTCACCGCAGGTCCCAAGGAATCCCGCGCCTGGACCATCCACAAGGGCGACACCGCCCCGCAGGCCGCCGGCGTCATCCACACCGACTTCGAACGCGGCTTCATCAAGGCCGAGATCGTCTCCTTCGACGACCTCGTCGCCGCCGGATCCATGGCCGCCGCCAAGGCCGCAGGCAAGGTCCGCATGGAAGGCAAGGACTACACCATGGCCGACGGCGACGTGGTGGAGTTCCGCTTCAACGTCTGA
- a CDS encoding CD225/dispanin family protein: MSESPNNPESPSKPVPPKPGDTGAYGYQYPTQQQQPPSQPYPGQYGPPPLPPSNAGWAVAAVLFFWPLAFAAFNHVHDVYPKWAMGDYQGAQYASDRAKSLGKIALWIWVALIVVFVIGYAILIIALVANSNTNSW, encoded by the coding sequence ATGTCGGAGTCACCGAACAATCCGGAATCGCCCAGCAAACCGGTGCCGCCGAAGCCGGGCGACACGGGCGCCTACGGCTACCAGTACCCGACGCAGCAGCAACAGCCGCCGTCGCAGCCCTACCCGGGACAGTACGGCCCGCCGCCGCTGCCGCCGTCGAACGCCGGGTGGGCGGTGGCCGCCGTCCTCTTCTTCTGGCCGCTCGCGTTCGCCGCGTTCAACCACGTCCACGACGTCTACCCGAAGTGGGCGATGGGCGACTACCAGGGCGCCCAGTACGCGTCCGACCGCGCCAAGTCGCTCGGCAAGATCGCCCTGTGGATCTGGGTGGCGCTGATCGTCGTCTTCGTCATCGGGTACGCCATCCTGATCATCGCCCTCGTCGCGAACAGCAATACCAACAGCTGGTGA